One segment of Erigeron canadensis isolate Cc75 chromosome 2, C_canadensis_v1, whole genome shotgun sequence DNA contains the following:
- the LOC122586320 gene encoding amino acid transporter AVT1I-like — translation MEAKKQVDCCVTIPLLFSKGDVETKVEEKQYNNMGTTSFISTCFNCLNSLSGVGILSISYALASGGWLSLILLFVIAGSTFYTGLLIQRCMGIDPMIKSYPDIGDRAFGKTARTIVSITMNIELYLVATGFLILEGDNLCNLFPDMDFDIYGTPIGTKFGFVVLVAIIIFPTNLLNNMKFFSYLSASGVLASVIILSSTFWAGAFDGVGFQQKGKIINWNGLPSAISLYTFCYCAHPVFPALYTSMRNQHQFPQVLLVCFALCTATYSIMAIIGYLMFGVEVESQITLNLPTSGISSKLAICTALVTPIAKYALMLTPIVNSIEAKFQSSYNKRMRSFLIRTILMISTVVVALSLPFFGYLMSLVGALLGATTSIMIPCVCYLKISGTCSKRIGLEMMIVGFIVLIGLIVAVVGTYVSLVDIITNL, via the exons ATGGAGGCCAAAAAGCAGGTAGATTGTTGTGTTACAATACCACTATTGTTTAGCAAAGGAGATGTGGAAACAAAGGTAGAGGAGAAGCAATACAACAACATGGGCACTACTTCTTTCATTAGTACTTGTTTCAATTGTCTCAATTCTCTCTCAG GAGTGGGAATACTTTCAATTTCATATGCATTGGCATCAGGAGGGTGGTTGAGCTTGATACTACTTTTTGTAATTGCTGGCTCAACCTTCTACACGGGATTGTTGATCCAAAGATGCATGGGGATCGATCCAATGATAAAAAGTTACCCTGATATCGGGGATCGTGCTTTTGGGAAAACGGCAAGAACCATAGTATCAATCACTATGAACATAGAGCTCTACTTAGTAGCAACGGGTTTCCTGATCCTAGAAGGCGATAATCTGTGTAACTTATTCCCAGATAtggattttgatatatatggcACTCCTATTGGAACAAAATTTGGATTTGTAGTCCTTGTTGCAATCATTATATTCCCCACAAACTTgttaaacaacatgaaattcTTTTCATACTTATCAGCCAGTGGAGTTTTAGCGTCCGTGATCATTCTAAGCTCGACTTTCTGGGCAGGTGCATTTGACGGTGTTGGGTTTCAACAAAAGGGTAAAATCATAAACTGGAATGGACTTCCGTCGGCTATAAGCTTATATACATTTTGCTATTGTGCTCATCCTGTTTTCCCTGCCCTGTATACTTCCATGAGAAACCAACATCAATTTCCACAG GTTTTGCTCGTATGCTTTGCCTTATGCACGGCTACTTACTCAATTATGGCAATTATCGGCTACCTTATGTTTGGTGTGGAGGTAGAGTCACAGATCACCTTAAACCTTCCAACAAGCGGTATAAGCTCAAAACTGGCCATATGCACGGCCCTTGTTACCCCAATCGCTAAATATGCACTAATGTTAACACCAATTGTTAACAGCATCGAAGCAAAGTTTCAATCATCTTACAACAAAAGGATGCGTAGTTTCCTAATTAGAACAATATTGATGATAAGCACGGTAGTGGTAGCCCTGTCCCTTCCATTTTTCGGGTATCTAATGTCACTCGTGGGAGCCCTCCTAGGTGCTACAACTTCAATAATGATACCATGCGTGTGCTACTTGAAGATTTCTGGTACTTGCAGCAAGAGAATTGGGCTTGAGATGATGATTGTGGGGTTCATTGTGTTAATTGGCCTAATTGTTGCAGTTGTGGGTACCTATGTGTCATTGGTAGATATAATAACCAATTTATGA